TTTCCCATGGCGATTCCCAGTGGGCCTGAGACTCTGCTGAGGGTCTGTAGAAGAGAACTGGCTTCATTGGCGTTACGACGGGTGTGAAAGAAGAGCCAGTTGTTCAACGGAGGAGCGCTCATCACAGCTAATCCACGCATCTCTTTGGCCCAGTCAGCGGCCCAGGGGTTGTATTCATACTATGTGATAATTATATTAAACATATTAAATGAGCCTTTAAATGTATCTGTTTAATTAACTGAGAAGAAGAAATTATACCGATCTTGACCCCTGGTAAATCCTCTCCACAGGGAGGACTCTGCCAGCCAGATTTAGAAGTTGCTTATCAAAGCTGAGTCCCCACTTATCCAACTCGGCCTGCGCGTCAGCGTTCCTGTAAAATAATTTAAGCTGTAAATCAAAGCCAGGAATCTTACAGACAGAACATAATGACGAAGAAATTTGCAGTCAACTTTTGTGTATATTATCAGAACACCCAAAGTGTGTCTGAGATGAAGACAACTTCTAGGGAAAAAATTCAAAGCTTTaattagggctgcacgattttgcataaaataagaatcacgatttttttgcttagaattgagatcacgattctctcacgattttcttttccaatataaatatttattgcacttattaactgcacatcaacttcgtaacataaaaacaataaataaacataaaaacaataaatgcctcacattttgtcgttgccgcaaaatgttgtactgcttgaaattctcAGTGTCTCCACcattgctcgacactgcgtgtatagagcaggtagtgcaacaatagaaaaatagttgcgggacggcactgtgtagcgtttgtctagggtgttgatcattttcctaaatccctcgttttgcacagtgttgatgggagccatatctttagccaggtgataagtaatagcctccgtaatttctttgtgcctgcaggagttcgacgtgtatagggaagcgctgtataaggttcccgttattgatgtttgggtggttgacccagacggattttctcctgtcacttcctcgtcatccctgacgtgttctccgttgtttttctctgccaatttgagcatcacaggcacagcttctgtatcacgtggtataaggctccgcccttgtcatttgttgagcaggaagagtgagcgcttgttttcatgcagattgcgtcccggatcaaaatgcggtacaattgtcgtcgtcgtctttttttttttttttttttttttttttaaatcgttgtcatttggaaatgagatcgcacataagtatgaatcgagatcgcgattttctaacgattaatcgtgcagccctagctTTAATTGTCATGATCAATTGAAAATATATACCTCAAAAATCACCTCTCCTCTTAAGCAGACTATAGATGTGAAAGGCCAGTGTTAACACTAAATCCTTGTTTAGTATATTATTGCCTAGCGATTAAAGACCACCTAGGCAATAACTCAAAACAATCCGTTTATTTCTATTACACTAGTGACTGTCACCTACCTCTGTATATTAGTGACAAATCTGTTGAGGCGTCCCTCCCTCTGCTCTGGGGTCAGTCTGGTGTGGGTACTCAACTCCTTCATGATGCTGAAATCAGCCCGCATCTTATCAGTCAAGCCTGTTAAACACAACCAGTTACATTAATAATGACTTGCCACAGATGTTTTCTGAACATAATAAAAACTCCTCACTATCAATAACCACTTAAGTATTTCAGAGCCTGTTTACATATTTCACGCTCTTGACTATAGTCTTGTGACCAGATGACTGtggcagtcaaaatgtaaaatatccAATTCCTATAAAAAGTTAGTTATAATAAAACAACTTCCTTGTAAAACACATCTGAGGCCAATGTTTCAGGTATCAGAATAAACAAACTAAATACCTTCTTGTTGATTACTATTAGTGAATCTAACTGCAAACATTTCTGACTTGTACCTTGTTGAAAGTGGTACATACATGTTTGTAAGATTAGCATTGTAACTTTAATGCAGACGGACTGAGGTCCTTAGACGTGAAGCGTATATTTACAGATGCCTGCAGATGAACAGAGAGGCACGTTTATCCGAAAAGGGCCAAACGGCACAGAATAAGGTTAAACCTGTTAGGTAGCACAGCTCTGGGATAAGCATGGCTGGACCAGGAGGTGGTGCTCCAGCAGGACCCATCTTCTTCACATAGCTAATCAGCAGCACCTGGTTTTCATCAGTGATGTCCAGGCCATATTGCTAAGAACAGGAAGTATAAATATTTGAGTGTGGACTGAAGCTGAGGCAATTTACCATGAAGTTACTACTTgtagcactttaaaaactttGCACCAGCGACACTAAATGCAAATTCTTTCTTAAATTTTGCACAATCTGAATTTTAGCTCCATGTGCATTTCTTATATTTGCCTTTGCCAGTCATTGTCCATGTAATGAGaacttcagggtttttttttttttaatgttgagtGCACAATACCCACACTCTTGTAGTAGTTCTTAAAGGAAATGTCAGCATCTCCCCTCTTGAATGTGTTGCTGGGAGTGTGATCCCAAGCAATACCATCAATCCGGTAGGTTTTGTTGTTGTACCTAAACATTGGAAATAAACACAAGTAGTAAGTCAAGTACGATTACACATAAGCACTGTGAAACTAATGCATCAgcgcacaggtgtcgaactccaggcctcgagggccggtgtcctgcaggttttagatgtgtccttgccAACACAGCCGATTTAAATGGCTAACTTACTTCCtaaacatgtcttgaagttctccagaggcctggtaatgaactaatcatttgattcaggtgtgttgacccaaggtgatatctaaaacctccaggacaccggccctcgaggcctggagttcgacacccctgcatTAGAGTGATACACATCACAAGTACAAAAAACAAGATGCTAAATGCAAATCTTACTTCGTGAGGATTATGAGCCCGATAAGCTCCTTCTCACAGATCTCAGTGAAGTGTTGACTTCCACATTGCTGCCTCAAGTTGACCATAAAGTCGAGGACTGTCTCACTGCGCAGCACCTTGTGGCTCACGTCAGTGCACATCATGATAGATGACTCGTACTGCAAGATGTTGGTGGTGTACCCTGGCCAGATGGTCAACCTAgcataaaattttaaataaataataataataattttttttaaattacgtAATTTCTAAAACAGTTAAGAATacattgtttttactttgacatTTATGAGGAGTTTAAAAGTTTCAGATCTAACTGACACCATCAGGTTTTAGAGGAAATTGTAGCTAGTTTTAGCTcgtaatggtttttttttttaatgcctgtTGATAAGCaaatacacccccccccccattttcaTCTGGTAACTATGCCAGGCACAATCATGTATGAGTGGGGAAAAACTGTGAGGACTTTGCCTGCAAATGGTCGATGTTACTGTGTACTGAGAAAAATGATAAGTTCATTCATGTTGATACATACAAAAACTTGTGTAGTTAATGTTAGGCCTTAAattttaatataagaaaaaacaaaagaactatACTTGTGCTTTGGGATGTCAAGGGGATCACTGGGGTTGTAGTAGTTGCGTCCAATCTGCTGCATGTTAAGAATTCTCAAAATCCTGTAGAAATTAAACAAGACATTAAAGCTTCCAGTCATCAAAAATACTTTGGTGAGTTGTACCAACGTCAAAATGTTTGCAATTAAATGCAACTATTTACTTTACCGATCAACAATCATAAACTACGAATCAGTTGCAAATCACTTCATTAAATTGGCAGATGCATTAGAAAAATATTGCTGCgcatcactttttaaaaagaagctcTGAAAGGTGGAAAGCTTACCTTCGGAATATGATATTGTAAAACTGAATGCACACTGGTGAAGAGGGTGGCAGTTCGTTCGTCAGGGTGATTGTTACCTGAACCTTCTCTCCATTTCTGGTCTCGCTATGGACCACAGTCTCCTAAACACGAGGGTGAGACACTCAATAAGAGGAAAATCCAGGCTTGTCAAAAGACCACAACTTTCCAAGCCACCAAGCAACGCCTTTGTCAACTCCCGTGCCATTTATAATATAACAACTACTAATTTGAAAGAATTACAGGAATTCAGTGTTTTGCAATCAATAACTCCAATCTCTCAAGAGTTTAACACTAACCTGATCATACAGGCTGACTGATTTATGGAAACCAACTTTTTTACAATGATAACGAACAGGCAATTCCATCTGCGTGCACAAACACTTTCTTCATAACACGCGATGTTTGGAGCATCACAGTACCTTGCTGTGCAATCTGTTCGGCAGAAAAAGCAGAGCTCCATCGAAGCTCCGTGCTGAGCCAAGTGTTTCCTCGTGCTGGAAGAGGAGCGCAGATCTCAGGCGTCGCGACTCCATTTGTGGTTTGAAGTCCACATGGTACTGATACAGAACCCACTGAGGGCGGGACAGGATGCGAAAGAAGTTTGCGGTCAGCTGAATGGGATTACCAGTTACTCCTGTGGaagtgaacacacacagaatTTAAGTAGTAATTTTCAAACCTCAACACAGATTACAGAAAGTTACATTTGGCATCGTTTCGATTTAAAACTACTGACCGCATTTGGATTCCTTCACATGCTCCATTGCCTGCCTCGTGTTAACGCCTGCATCATGAAAATCCCGGCGGCGTCCACCTCTTTCTCCAAGCTTCACCTGCTGAAATCCAGCTGAAATCTGTAGAAGAgctaatgaaaacaaatgaagacTGTTAACAGTCCACAAGCACTAATATGAATGTAAAAAACAAGGCAATAGTGTCGGTCTACAAATATATAATCTGCATTTTACATTTCTAGCAATGCACAGAAAGTGTTATCAAATCGGACTGCCTTATTTCTTTCCACAATTAGAAGAGATGGTTTCCTCTGCAGTGCAGTCCTCATCAGTTTACATTTACACTTTACTTATAAATggagtaaagaaaggaaaaacaaagatatTTAACAAAAGAAATGTAGCTCGACTTTTTGTTTGACTGCACCTTCTGCACTGAAGGGTCCTGGAGCACCTTTCTGCCTCCCTCTACCACCCAGGTCCCCCGCCTCTGGGGGAGGGGCAGCTGATGGTGCCGGCTCTTGGGCCTGACtcttgaagaaagaaaaaaaaaaaaaaaaaaagaaggctgGAGAAGTGACGTAGCTTTAAGCATGGTCATTCTTTTCACGAGAAGGAACTTAACTCTGCAGACACATTTTTGACAATTACTTTTAATGTGCGCATCCAAGAATGAGATAAATATACCAGAGAGAATATTTTCCCTTTACATTTTCCACAGCACATTAATGCCGCAAGTTCTCAGTATTTCCTGTAGTAAATAAAGAATTAAGCTTGGAAAACAAtgtttttcacaccttggcttgtTTCTGCATTTTATGCCACAGGGTGAGACAAAATTATGTAAAATCATTTTAATCTGGAAAAATTCAGATTTAAAGTCCAACTTTAGAAATGTGGAAATGACTGCCACTGTGTGCCATTTCACTTTTAACAGATGAGAAGAACAATTAAGTTCTGTAAATGAAATGCTGAGCATGCTTTATGCAGTACATATCTTTTTCAAAGAGTATGGGCAATGACAACAGTGAGTCCTGTGGATAATGGAGAGGAGAATTCCCACTGTGACAACAATATGCAGAAATGCAGTCCTGACACATAATTTTTCTTAGTTTCATGAGATTcacttctattttatttatacagcattgGTTAACAGCTAATTATTTCAAGGTATTTTATATAGTGAGGTAGATCTTGATAAtacaagcacaaaaacaaatggaGCGACCCTGCTGGTGAGTGTTTGAGGCAAATTTCAGTATAGAGGGAAAAATACTGGCAGTCGGCACTGCCATCCCTCAACCCTTTTAACTCATATGGTACCAATTTGAAAAGCCTAGATGATTCCCTTCTCCAGTTTTGAATTCACAAACTTGTCCAGTGCGCATGCCCAGCGGTGTGAGGACATCCTATCAGCCTTTTCCGGGTG
This region of Pelmatolapia mariae isolate MD_Pm_ZW linkage group LG12, Pm_UMD_F_2, whole genome shotgun sequence genomic DNA includes:
- the piwil1 gene encoding piwi-like protein 1 isoform X2, coding for MTGRARARSRGRARGQETAAPGASQAQEPAPSAAPPPEAGDLGGRGRQKGAPGPFSAEALLQISAGFQQVKLGERGGRRRDFHDAGVNTRQAMEHVKESKCGVTGNPIQLTANFFRILSRPQWVLYQYHVDFKPQMESRRLRSALLFQHEETLGSARSFDGALLFLPNRLHSKETVVHSETRNGEKVQVTITLTNELPPSSPVCIQFYNIIFRRILRILNMQQIGRNYYNPSDPLDIPKHKLTIWPGYTTNILQYESSIMMCTDVSHKVLRSETVLDFMVNLRQQCGSQHFTEICEKELIGLIILTKYNNKTYRIDGIAWDHTPSNTFKRGDADISFKNYYKSQYGLDITDENQVLLISYVKKMGPAGAPPPGPAMLIPELCYLTGLTDKMRADFSIMKELSTHTRLTPEQREGRLNRFVTNIQRNADAQAELDKWGLSFDKQLLNLAGRVLPVERIYQGSRSYEYNPWAADWAKEMRGLAVMSAPPLNNWLFFHTRRNANEASSLLQTLSRVSGPLGIAMGKPAMIQYEDHQESLLAALRHNVGPQIEMVVVVLPNNRKDKYDSVKKFLCVDCPTPSQCVLARTLSRPQALMTVATKIALQMACKMGGELWSVEIPLKQLMIVGIDCYHDTAAGKRSIGALVASLNQSMSRWFSKCVLQHKGQEIMDGLKKTLSAALKEYLRFNGCLPSRIIVYRDGVGDGQLHSVVNYEVQQIMDSISSMGQDYNPKLSVVVVKKRISSRFFAHINGKVSNPPPGTIVDSEVTRPEWYDFYIVSQAVRSGSVSPTHYNVVYDTSGLKPDHMQRLTYKLCHMYYNWQGIIRVPAPCQYAHKLAFLVGQSIHKEPSMKLDDQLFYL
- the piwil1 gene encoding piwi-like protein 1 isoform X1; this translates as MTGRARARSRGRARGQETAAPGAVRSQAQEPAPSAAPPPEAGDLGGRGRQKGAPGPFSAEALLQISAGFQQVKLGERGGRRRDFHDAGVNTRQAMEHVKESKCGVTGNPIQLTANFFRILSRPQWVLYQYHVDFKPQMESRRLRSALLFQHEETLGSARSFDGALLFLPNRLHSKETVVHSETRNGEKVQVTITLTNELPPSSPVCIQFYNIIFRRILRILNMQQIGRNYYNPSDPLDIPKHKLTIWPGYTTNILQYESSIMMCTDVSHKVLRSETVLDFMVNLRQQCGSQHFTEICEKELIGLIILTKYNNKTYRIDGIAWDHTPSNTFKRGDADISFKNYYKSQYGLDITDENQVLLISYVKKMGPAGAPPPGPAMLIPELCYLTGLTDKMRADFSIMKELSTHTRLTPEQREGRLNRFVTNIQRNADAQAELDKWGLSFDKQLLNLAGRVLPVERIYQGSRSYEYNPWAADWAKEMRGLAVMSAPPLNNWLFFHTRRNANEASSLLQTLSRVSGPLGIAMGKPAMIQYEDHQESLLAALRHNVGPQIEMVVVVLPNNRKDKYDSVKKFLCVDCPTPSQCVLARTLSRPQALMTVATKIALQMACKMGGELWSVEIPLKQLMIVGIDCYHDTAAGKRSIGALVASLNQSMSRWFSKCVLQHKGQEIMDGLKKTLSAALKEYLRFNGCLPSRIIVYRDGVGDGQLHSVVNYEVQQIMDSISSMGQDYNPKLSVVVVKKRISSRFFAHINGKVSNPPPGTIVDSEVTRPEWYDFYIVSQAVRSGSVSPTHYNVVYDTSGLKPDHMQRLTYKLCHMYYNWQGIIRVPAPCQYAHKLAFLVGQSIHKEPSMKLDDQLFYL
- the piwil1 gene encoding piwi-like protein 1 isoform X3 yields the protein MTGRARARSRGRARGQETAAPGAAQEPAPSAAPPPEAGDLGGRGRQKGAPGPFSAEALLQISAGFQQVKLGERGGRRRDFHDAGVNTRQAMEHVKESKCGVTGNPIQLTANFFRILSRPQWVLYQYHVDFKPQMESRRLRSALLFQHEETLGSARSFDGALLFLPNRLHSKETVVHSETRNGEKVQVTITLTNELPPSSPVCIQFYNIIFRRILRILNMQQIGRNYYNPSDPLDIPKHKLTIWPGYTTNILQYESSIMMCTDVSHKVLRSETVLDFMVNLRQQCGSQHFTEICEKELIGLIILTKYNNKTYRIDGIAWDHTPSNTFKRGDADISFKNYYKSQYGLDITDENQVLLISYVKKMGPAGAPPPGPAMLIPELCYLTGLTDKMRADFSIMKELSTHTRLTPEQREGRLNRFVTNIQRNADAQAELDKWGLSFDKQLLNLAGRVLPVERIYQGSRSYEYNPWAADWAKEMRGLAVMSAPPLNNWLFFHTRRNANEASSLLQTLSRVSGPLGIAMGKPAMIQYEDHQESLLAALRHNVGPQIEMVVVVLPNNRKDKYDSVKKFLCVDCPTPSQCVLARTLSRPQALMTVATKIALQMACKMGGELWSVEIPLKQLMIVGIDCYHDTAAGKRSIGALVASLNQSMSRWFSKCVLQHKGQEIMDGLKKTLSAALKEYLRFNGCLPSRIIVYRDGVGDGQLHSVVNYEVQQIMDSISSMGQDYNPKLSVVVVKKRISSRFFAHINGKVSNPPPGTIVDSEVTRPEWYDFYIVSQAVRSGSVSPTHYNVVYDTSGLKPDHMQRLTYKLCHMYYNWQGIIRVPAPCQYAHKLAFLVGQSIHKEPSMKLDDQLFYL